A stretch of DNA from Campylobacter concisus ATCC 51562:
GCTTGAGTTTTAATAGTCTTCATAGTGTTGTGGTTTAAAAAACTAGTTAGCATCACCACGCACTCGGTATCTTGAGGGATTGGCTTGCGATTTACACGGTTTTCATTTCTAGCATCCCAGTGTTCTATCTTCTCAGCTCCCAAATCATGTAAAACTGCCTTGATAGGCGTTATCTCATCTGCACCGATAACTAAAACTGACATAATAAGCTCCTAAAATTTATTCATTTTCTGATAATGATTATAAGGAAGCTTAACTAAAATTTTTCTTAGTTATGATAC
This window harbors:
- a CDS encoding DUF2325 domain-containing protein gives rise to the protein MSVLVIGADEITPIKAVLHDLGAEKIEHWDARNENRVNRKPIPQDTECVVMLTSFLNHNTMKTIKTQAKKRNIPIVCAKRSVSCVFCEYCKVFGLDKEFGCKE